In Pseudomonas sp. ADAK18, a single window of DNA contains:
- a CDS encoding mechanosensitive ion channel family protein, with product MLARLFALPYCLLVCLLTLLPMAPAQAIGLPGLLGNTNKTQPQADVPLGQSLDEVIKTLENDQQRTKLLSDLKKLRETTQKAQPVAEQGVLGLIGGTLSSLEQQFSGADSPVSRWSNEVDQAKDELTALMLPASEWLPIIFGFAVILALWSLLAAALIWISHRVRERFGLSEELPQHPRTWDMLRFALRKLGPWLIALVITVYLSYALPSSLGKSLAMMLAYALVVGTCFSAICVIAFSVLDGPHRHRALYILRHQAFRPLWWIGSFAAFGEALSDPRMTESLGAHLAHTTATIANVMAALSTGVFILRFRRPIAHLIRNQPLSRRLTRRALSDTLSIIGTFWYLPALLLVGISLFATFLSAGDTSTALRQSLLCTVLLVLCMVINGLVRRHSLKPQRGHKRHALYSERLKSFVYTLAHLVVWLAFIELGLRVWGLSLIRFTEGDGHEISVKLFGLGGTLLFSWLIWILADTAIHHALTRSRKGLANARAQTMMPLIRNVLFVTIFIIASIVALANMGMNVTPLLAGAGVIGLAIGFGAQSLVADLITGLFIIIEDSLAIDDYVDVGGHLGTVEGLTIRTVRLRDIDGIVHTIPFSEIKSIKNYSREFGYAIFRVAIPYNMEIDDAIKLMRDVGQKMRNDPLQRRNIWSPLEIQGVESFESGSAILRARFKTAPIKQWEVSRAFNLSLKRHLDEAGLDLATPRLSVQVVTAAGGTQEKE from the coding sequence GTGCTTGCCCGTCTGTTTGCCCTGCCCTATTGCTTACTAGTTTGCCTGCTGACCCTGCTGCCCATGGCCCCTGCCCAGGCCATCGGCCTGCCAGGGTTGTTGGGCAACACCAACAAAACCCAGCCGCAGGCCGACGTGCCTCTGGGGCAATCCCTCGACGAGGTGATCAAGACCCTGGAAAACGACCAGCAGCGCACCAAGCTGCTGAGCGACTTGAAGAAGTTGCGCGAGACCACGCAAAAAGCCCAACCCGTAGCCGAACAAGGTGTACTCGGTTTGATCGGTGGCACCCTGAGCAGTCTTGAGCAGCAGTTTTCCGGGGCCGACAGCCCAGTGAGCCGCTGGTCCAACGAAGTCGACCAAGCCAAGGACGAACTGACGGCACTGATGCTCCCAGCCAGTGAATGGTTACCGATCATCTTTGGTTTTGCCGTGATCCTGGCGCTCTGGAGCCTGCTGGCCGCCGCGCTGATCTGGATCAGCCATCGGGTGCGCGAGCGTTTCGGCCTCAGTGAAGAACTGCCGCAACACCCCAGGACCTGGGACATGCTGCGCTTTGCCCTGCGCAAACTGGGCCCCTGGCTGATTGCTCTGGTGATCACTGTCTACCTGAGCTACGCACTGCCTTCATCCCTGGGCAAATCCCTGGCGATGATGCTGGCCTATGCACTGGTGGTGGGCACCTGTTTCTCGGCGATCTGCGTCATTGCCTTTTCGGTACTGGACGGTCCTCACCGCCACCGCGCACTGTACATCCTGCGTCACCAGGCGTTCCGCCCACTGTGGTGGATCGGCAGTTTCGCTGCGTTCGGCGAGGCCTTGAGCGACCCACGCATGACGGAAAGCCTGGGCGCCCACCTGGCCCACACGACAGCGACCATCGCCAATGTCATGGCCGCGCTGTCCACCGGGGTGTTCATCCTGCGCTTCCGTCGGCCCATTGCGCACCTGATCCGCAACCAGCCACTGTCGCGCCGCCTGACCCGCCGCGCCCTGAGCGACACGCTCTCAATCATCGGCACCTTCTGGTACCTGCCGGCACTGCTGCTGGTGGGTATCTCGCTGTTCGCCACCTTCCTCTCCGCCGGTGATACCAGTACCGCCTTGCGCCAATCCCTGCTGTGCACGGTGTTGTTGGTGCTGTGCATGGTGATCAATGGCCTGGTGCGTCGGCATTCACTCAAACCCCAGCGTGGGCACAAGCGTCACGCGCTGTATTCCGAACGCCTGAAAAGCTTCGTCTACACCCTTGCCCATCTGGTGGTGTGGCTAGCGTTTATCGAACTGGGCCTGCGGGTCTGGGGCCTGTCATTGATTCGCTTTACCGAAGGCGACGGCCATGAAATCAGCGTCAAGCTGTTCGGCCTCGGCGGCACGTTGCTGTTTTCCTGGTTGATCTGGATTCTCGCCGACACCGCCATTCACCACGCGCTCACCCGCTCGCGCAAAGGTCTGGCCAACGCCCGCGCACAGACCATGATGCCGTTGATCCGCAACGTGCTGTTCGTGACGATCTTCATCATCGCTTCCATCGTCGCCCTGGCGAACATGGGTATGAACGTCACGCCACTGCTGGCCGGTGCCGGTGTGATCGGCCTGGCCATCGGTTTTGGTGCGCAATCACTGGTGGCGGATTTGATCACCGGCCTGTTCATCATCATCGAGGACTCCCTGGCGATTGATGACTATGTCGACGTCGGCGGTCACCTGGGGACGGTCGAGGGGCTGACCATTCGTACGGTGCGCCTGCGGGACATCGATGGCATCGTCCACACTATTCCGTTCAGCGAAATCAAAAGCATCAAGAACTACTCCCGAGAGTTCGGCTATGCGATCTTCCGAGTGGCGATCCCCTACAACATGGAGATCGACGACGCCATCAAGCTGATGCGCGATGTCGGCCAGAAGATGCGCAACGACCCGTTGCAGCGCCGCAATATCTGGTCGCCACTGGAGATCCAGGGGGTGGAAAGTTTCGAGTCCGGCAGTGCGATTCTTCGCGCACGCTTCAAGACTGCGCCGATCAAGCAGTGGGAAGTTTCGCGAGCGTTCAACCTGTCGCTCAAGCGGCATCTGGACGAAGCCGGACTGGACCTGGCAACACCACGCTTGAGCGTGCAGGTGGTGACGGCGGCGGGAGGCACGCAAGAGAAAGAATAG
- a CDS encoding M18 family aminopeptidase: MREELNQGLIDFLKASPTPFHATAALAQRLEAAGFQRLDERETWTTEANGRYYVTRNDSSIIAFKLGRHSPLQSGIRLVGAHTDSPCLRVKPQPELQRQGFWQLGVEVYGGALLAPWFDRDLSLAGRVTFRRDGKVESQLIDFKLPIAIIPNLAIHLNREANQGWAINAQTELPPILAQFAGDERVDFRAVLTEQLAREHGLNADVVLDYELSFYDTQSAAVIGLNGDFIAGARLDNLLSCYAGLQALLTSNTEETCVLVCNDHEEVGSCSACGADGPMLEQTLRRLLPDGDEFVRTIQKSLLVSADNAHGVHPNYAEKHDANHGPKLNAGPVIKVNSNQRYATNSETAGFFRHLCMAEEVPVQSFVVRSDMGCGSTIGPITASHLGVRTVDIGLPTFAMHSIRELCGSHDLAHLVKVLGAFYASRDLP; the protein is encoded by the coding sequence ATGCGCGAAGAGTTGAACCAAGGCCTGATCGACTTCCTCAAGGCCTCCCCTACCCCATTTCACGCCACTGCGGCCCTTGCTCAGCGCCTGGAAGCTGCGGGTTTCCAGCGTCTGGACGAGCGTGAGACCTGGACTACCGAGGCCAACGGTCGCTATTACGTGACCCGCAACGACTCCTCGATCATTGCCTTCAAGCTCGGCCGCCACTCGCCGCTGCAAAGCGGGATTCGCCTGGTTGGCGCCCATACCGACAGCCCATGCCTGCGAGTCAAGCCACAACCCGAATTGCAACGCCAAGGCTTCTGGCAACTGGGGGTTGAAGTGTACGGCGGCGCGCTGCTGGCACCGTGGTTCGACCGCGACCTGTCACTGGCCGGCCGTGTCACCTTCCGTCGCGACGGCAAGGTCGAAAGCCAGTTGATCGACTTCAAGCTGCCCATCGCCATCATCCCCAACCTGGCCATTCACCTGAACCGTGAAGCCAACCAGGGCTGGGCGATCAATGCCCAGACCGAACTGCCACCGATCCTCGCGCAATTTGCCGGTGACGAGCGCGTGGACTTCCGCGCCGTGCTCACCGAGCAGTTAGCCCGCGAGCACGGCCTGAATGCCGACGTGGTGCTCGACTATGAACTGAGCTTCTACGACACCCAGAGCGCCGCAGTGATTGGCCTTAATGGCGACTTTATCGCCGGCGCCCGCCTGGACAACCTGCTGTCGTGCTACGCCGGTCTTCAGGCCTTGCTCACCAGCAACACCGAAGAAACCTGTGTACTGGTGTGCAACGACCACGAAGAAGTGGGCTCTTGCTCCGCCTGCGGTGCCGATGGCCCGATGCTGGAACAGACCTTGCGCCGCCTGCTGCCCGACGGTGACGAGTTCGTACGCACCATCCAGAAATCGCTGCTGGTGTCCGCCGATAACGCTCACGGCGTACATCCCAACTACGCCGAAAAGCACGACGCCAACCACGGCCCGAAGCTCAACGCCGGCCCGGTGATCAAGGTCAACAGCAACCAGCGCTACGCCACCAACAGCGAAACCGCCGGGTTCTTCCGTCACCTGTGCATGGCCGAAGAAGTGCCGGTGCAAAGCTTCGTGGTGCGCAGCGACATGGGTTGTGGCTCGACCATCGGCCCAATCACCGCCAGCCACTTGGGTGTGCGTACTGTGGACATCGGCCTGCCGACGTTTGCCATGCATTCGATCCGTGAATTGTGCGGCAGCCATGACCTGGCGCACCTGGTAAAGGTGCTGGGCGCGTTCTACGCGAGTCGCGATTTGCCTTGA
- a CDS encoding RluA family pseudouridine synthase: MPLSNVHILHQDAAVLVVNKPTLLLSVPGRADDNKDCLITRLQENGYPEARIVHRLDWETSGIILLARDADTHRELSRQFHDRETEKAYTALCWGQPELDSGSIDLPLRYDPPTKPRHVVDHEFGKNALTFWKVLERCGEWCRVELTPITGRSHQLRVHMLSIGHPLLGDGLYAHEQALAAWPRLCLHASMLSFTHPQSGERLRFECPAPF, translated from the coding sequence ATGCCGCTGTCCAATGTTCATATCCTTCATCAGGACGCCGCTGTCCTGGTGGTGAACAAGCCTACCCTGCTGCTGTCTGTGCCCGGTCGCGCCGACGACAACAAGGACTGTCTGATCACCCGCCTGCAGGAAAACGGCTACCCCGAAGCCCGTATCGTCCATCGCCTGGACTGGGAAACCTCGGGCATCATCCTGCTGGCCCGGGACGCCGATACCCACCGTGAATTGTCTCGTCAGTTCCACGACCGGGAAACCGAAAAGGCCTACACCGCCCTGTGTTGGGGCCAACCGGAACTGGACAGCGGCAGCATCGACCTGCCATTGCGCTACGACCCGCCCACCAAGCCCCGGCATGTGGTGGATCATGAGTTCGGCAAGAACGCCCTGACCTTCTGGAAGGTATTGGAACGTTGCGGCGAGTGGTGCCGGGTGGAGCTGACGCCGATTACCGGGCGCTCGCACCAACTGCGGGTGCATATGTTGTCCATTGGTCATCCGTTGCTGGGTGATGGTTTGTATGCCCATGAACAGGCGTTGGCCGCATGGCCGCGGTTGTGCCTGCATGCCAGCATGCTGAGCTTCACTCATCCGCAAAGCGGTGAGCGCTTGCGCTTCGAGTGCCCCGCTCCGTTCTAA